The following proteins come from a genomic window of Paenibacillus spongiae:
- a CDS encoding antibiotic biosynthesis monooxygenase family protein — MRQQVRLEEEIRILIQMRTITVKAGYSDKVIERFSQPGGPMTEIEGFIDLTVSAKKGRRNDEEEQVVVMVRWESEEAWKRWEKSPAHIEGHRNSRNQQPPDFVISTVVERLDVKAAKHPLAKAEEQS; from the coding sequence TTGCGGCAGCAAGTTCGATTGGAGGAGGAGATTCGCATACTTATTCAGATGAGAACAATTACCGTCAAGGCGGGTTACTCAGACAAGGTGATCGAGCGTTTCAGCCAGCCCGGCGGACCGATGACGGAAATCGAGGGCTTTATCGATTTGACCGTAAGCGCCAAGAAAGGCCGCAGGAATGACGAGGAGGAGCAGGTCGTCGTCATGGTTCGATGGGAGTCGGAAGAAGCCTGGAAGAGATGGGAGAAGAGCCCGGCGCATATCGAAGGGCATCGCAACAGCCGGAATCAACAGCCGCCGGACTTCGTCATCAGCACGGTTGTCGAGCGTCTGGACGTGAAAGCGGCTAAGCATCCTCTGGCGAAAGCAGAGGAGCAGAGCTAA